One Nitrospirota bacterium DNA segment encodes these proteins:
- a CDS encoding M1 family aminopeptidase, translating into MTLSCLARAAGLFAAGVLSSAGFLHGGAAPAWAGAEPAGSPRLQDTAILSHALSIDLFPDTHRLIAADRMTIGIGTGSAEQLAFSLASSLQVRQIQATSDSQPIDVTWTAESGAAAALHGSQGQRVLVRLGRPIPSGRTLTLEWRYEGIVNDPPREPRHLRFVIPSETSGHIGPQGVYLSGETEWYPDLVGSLATFHVSVTTPRGWVAVTHGREVSRREAGVGTESVTAEWEVTEKTEALTLVANRFVTSQRDWRDRGGRAIRIATYLFPEDAHLADEYLDASARYLEAYSEILGPYPFPKFAVVENFFASGLGMPSFTLLGSGVIKRHYVQPYALGHEIVHSWIGNAVFNRTEAGNWVEGLTTYLANYYYHELTGKTEEAGRERRLMLYGYAVHVRPEQDYPVGSFTRKTDEKDNAIGYQKAAMVFHMLRGEIGETAFWAGVKKLVSDFRGTYADWRDLERIFAETAGRDLRWFFAQWIERTGAPDLTMRRATARPAPTTSEPGGYRLTARVVQAGTPFRFRVQLLVRLEGNRMHRADVMIERAEQDVTVSVPAKPVAVELDPDLAVFRRLDRARLPAMLNLYVTDRRRLVVPPDAGSEAARAPYRELVARILKQNRSRPAEEQTDVVEGARADGVSAAGSVLVLGGPGANRAAAWAVRGCEGSVRISEDGFAIGGNRYEGPQAALLVSCRRPDRPGSVVTLFYGVSPEAAAKVARLLFFYGWNSYVVFRDGAVVARGDWEEPRDVVEVDVEAP; encoded by the coding sequence GTGACCCTGTCTTGCCTCGCGCGTGCCGCCGGTCTGTTCGCCGCCGGGGTCCTTTCCTCAGCCGGGTTCCTACACGGGGGCGCTGCACCGGCCTGGGCCGGCGCAGAACCCGCCGGTTCGCCCAGGCTGCAGGACACGGCCATCCTTTCTCATGCGCTATCCATCGACCTTTTTCCTGATACGCATCGGCTGATCGCCGCGGACCGCATGACCATCGGTATCGGGACCGGATCCGCCGAGCAACTCGCGTTTTCGCTGGCGTCGTCGCTTCAGGTGCGGCAGATCCAGGCAACCTCGGATTCCCAGCCGATTGACGTGACCTGGACAGCCGAATCGGGAGCCGCCGCGGCGCTCCATGGATCGCAGGGGCAACGGGTGCTCGTCCGATTGGGACGCCCGATTCCGTCCGGCCGAACCCTTACGCTGGAGTGGCGGTACGAAGGAATCGTCAATGACCCCCCGCGCGAACCCCGGCATCTTCGCTTCGTGATTCCCAGCGAAACCTCCGGCCATATCGGTCCGCAGGGCGTGTACCTGAGCGGCGAAACCGAATGGTATCCGGACCTCGTCGGCTCGCTCGCGACCTTTCATGTCTCGGTGACCACGCCTCGCGGGTGGGTGGCCGTCACGCACGGCAGAGAGGTCTCTCGGAGAGAAGCCGGCGTCGGGACCGAGTCGGTGACGGCCGAATGGGAGGTGACGGAAAAGACCGAGGCGCTGACGCTCGTGGCCAATCGATTCGTAACGTCACAGCGGGATTGGCGGGACAGGGGAGGCCGCGCGATCCGGATCGCGACCTATCTGTTCCCGGAAGACGCCCACCTGGCGGATGAATATCTCGACGCCTCCGCACGCTACCTGGAAGCCTACAGCGAGATTCTCGGGCCCTATCCGTTCCCCAAATTCGCCGTGGTGGAAAATTTCTTCGCCAGCGGCTTGGGTATGCCGTCGTTCACCCTGCTGGGAAGCGGCGTCATCAAGCGCCACTATGTGCAGCCCTACGCGCTGGGCCACGAGATCGTCCACTCCTGGATCGGCAACGCCGTGTTCAATCGGACGGAAGCGGGGAATTGGGTCGAGGGACTCACCACCTACCTGGCCAATTACTACTATCACGAGTTGACCGGGAAGACCGAAGAAGCCGGGCGGGAGCGACGCCTGATGCTCTACGGCTATGCGGTGCACGTCAGGCCGGAGCAGGACTATCCGGTCGGGAGCTTCACCCGGAAAACGGACGAGAAGGACAATGCCATCGGCTATCAAAAGGCGGCCATGGTCTTCCACATGCTGCGTGGCGAGATCGGCGAAACGGCGTTCTGGGCCGGCGTGAAGAAGCTGGTCTCGGACTTCCGGGGAACCTATGCCGATTGGCGCGACCTTGAACGGATATTCGCCGAAACGGCCGGCAGGGATCTGCGGTGGTTCTTCGCCCAGTGGATCGAACGAACGGGCGCCCCCGACCTGACAATGAGGCGCGCGACGGCGCGGCCGGCGCCGACAACGTCGGAGCCGGGCGGCTATCGGCTCACCGCCAGGGTCGTGCAGGCGGGAACCCCGTTCCGATTCCGGGTTCAGTTGCTTGTCCGGTTGGAAGGGAACCGGATGCACCGCGCGGATGTTATGATCGAGCGGGCCGAGCAGGACGTGACCGTGTCCGTCCCGGCCAAACCGGTCGCCGTCGAGCTCGATCCCGACCTGGCGGTATTCCGCCGCCTGGACCGCGCCCGGCTTCCGGCGATGCTGAATCTTTATGTCACCGATCGGCGACGATTGGTGGTGCCGCCGGACGCCGGGTCGGAGGCGGCGCGCGCGCCGTATCGGGAACTGGTCGCCCGCATCCTCAAACAAAATCGGTCACGGCCCGCTGAGGAACAGACCGACGTGGTGGAAGGAGCGAGGGCGGACGGTGTATCGGCCGCGGGTTCGGTGCTAGTATTGGGCGGGCCCGGCGCGAACCGGGCCGCTGCGTGGGCGGTGCGGGGCTGCGAAGGGAGCGTGCGGATCAGCGAGGACGGGTTTGCCATCGGGGGGAATCGGTATGAAGGGCCGCAGGCCGCGCTCTTGGTATCCTGTCGACGACCGGACCGGCCGGGGAGCGTCGTGACGCTCTTTTACGGGGTGTCGCCGGAGGCGGCGGCGAAAGTCGCCAGGCTGTTATTTTTTTACGGGTGGAACAGTTACGTCGTCTTCCGCGACGGCGCGGTGGTGGCCCGCGGAGACTGGGAAGAACCGCGGGATGTGGTGGAGGTCGATGTTGAGGCGCCGTAG
- a CDS encoding phosphatase PAP2 family protein has protein sequence MSCAALAVVFWGLAQLDVPVARAMRSLYHPVGYLPNPWLAWFSDVGDALGQGRSLVLFSLALLAVGVLGKWPVLRATGLKTLIAHGAVAIISNVLKHLIGRPRPKFMHAGTEQLGPSMDNGFDSFPSGHASATFAVAMVLSKQFPRVAWGAMGVAVTVAMSRVLRGSHFPTDVAAGAVIGVLVGAAAAEPFRQWPAALSRALLGVTTCLAAAFAFLWTVSHGAESSWSHTVMLGLGSAMMLYGVVSRAYDRYVAGSIRWMAGKSEAKAAIGVGLAVTTGSLLVAALALGVCAAWWLVWQESPEAGHDEAPASRSLARLLSEGAWVAGIVLAFLMIQSVKGAVPIQ, from the coding sequence ATGTCTTGCGCTGCGCTCGCCGTGGTGTTCTGGGGTCTGGCCCAACTGGACGTTCCGGTGGCCCGGGCTATGCGCTCGCTCTATCACCCGGTGGGGTATTTGCCGAATCCCTGGCTGGCCTGGTTCAGTGATGTGGGAGATGCGCTGGGGCAAGGGCGATCCCTGGTGCTCTTTTCTCTGGCGTTGCTGGCCGTCGGGGTCCTGGGCAAATGGCCGGTTCTTCGAGCGACGGGGCTCAAGACCTTGATCGCGCACGGCGCGGTCGCGATTATCTCGAACGTGCTCAAGCACCTGATCGGGCGGCCTCGTCCGAAGTTCATGCACGCGGGAACCGAGCAGCTTGGTCCATCGATGGACAACGGCTTCGACTCTTTTCCCTCCGGCCATGCTTCCGCCACCTTTGCCGTGGCGATGGTCTTGTCCAAACAATTTCCCCGAGTCGCGTGGGGGGCGATGGGCGTCGCCGTGACCGTGGCCATGAGCCGGGTCTTGCGGGGGTCGCACTTTCCCACCGACGTGGCGGCCGGCGCCGTCATCGGAGTCCTCGTCGGGGCTGCGGCGGCCGAGCCGTTCAGACAGTGGCCCGCGGCGCTCAGCCGGGCGCTCCTCGGCGTGACCACCTGTCTGGCCGCCGCCTTCGCGTTTTTATGGACGGTCTCGCACGGCGCGGAGTCCTCCTGGAGTCATACCGTGATGCTGGGCCTGGGAAGCGCCATGATGCTCTACGGCGTCGTCAGCCGGGCATACGACCGGTATGTGGCAGGAAGCATACGGTGGATGGCGGGAAAGTCCGAAGCCAAAGCGGCTATCGGAGTCGGACTGGCGGTCACGACGGGATCGCTGTTGGTGGCGGCGCTGGCCCTGGGTGTCTGCGCGGCCTGGTGGCTGGTCTGGCAAGAGTCGCCCGAGGCGGGCCATGACGAGGCGCCGGCGTCACGCTCGCTGGCCCGGCTCCTTTCGGAAGGGGCGTGGGTGGCCGGAATCGTGCTGGCGTTTCTGATGATCCAGAGCGTCAAAGGCGCCGTGCCGATCCAGTGA
- a CDS encoding glycosyltransferase family 39 protein: MSTAGVASTVDQRTASAWSHLLLLLSLAGLLFFLNLGGMGLTDRDEGRNAEAGREMFETGDWISPTFNYEPRYAKPVFLYWLMSLSYRLFGVSEFAARFPSALFGVALILLQYLFLRRWRGTPVDLFGGLMLLLNIEIIGLGRMALTDSVLIFFTTLALYGFWSGLHASTARTPSPLSSPPERSRHFFWLFYAGMALATLTKGPVGIAVPLLTAVVYLSFTRRWGQFWRHGFPLAGLFLFALLALPWYAAMLAIHGSAYTASAQANTVGRFLNPMEGHGFSILFYVPVLFFGFFPWSGLLPFALYQAFKTVRSSKFEVGTSNLEHRPSNSELELFAALWVVGVFLFFTLSSTRLPHYIAPLFPAAALLTASYWQRCVTDPATRGARASIHLMMGLGYALALGFAALPPLYSTFIDTIAKEFPAATEVNLGVGPYAAATILVIGMASVGYFGLWETRRPGAFWAAGASIALVGLIAIQVTLPRISHYFIAPPQELAFAAGLNLGPQDRLILYGPPRPSSVFYARRKVIVIHPGEEENIRPYLNQPGRTMILLPARLKSKLPEETADYPVVLQRYGYLLLANEPMVKLPPVSAQPPPDVLRIPGH, translated from the coding sequence GTGAGCACGGCCGGCGTCGCATCGACCGTCGATCAGCGAACGGCTTCCGCCTGGTCCCATCTTCTTCTGCTCCTGTCGCTCGCCGGGCTCCTCTTCTTCCTCAATCTCGGCGGAATGGGGCTCACCGATCGGGACGAAGGCCGGAACGCCGAAGCCGGACGCGAAATGTTCGAGACCGGCGACTGGATCAGCCCGACGTTCAATTACGAACCCCGTTACGCCAAGCCGGTGTTCCTCTACTGGCTGATGAGCCTGTCCTACCGGCTGTTCGGCGTGAGCGAATTCGCCGCGCGATTCCCGTCGGCGCTGTTCGGCGTGGCGTTGATCCTGTTGCAGTACTTGTTTCTCAGGCGCTGGCGCGGGACGCCGGTCGATCTGTTCGGCGGGTTGATGCTGTTGCTCAATATCGAGATCATCGGCCTGGGACGCATGGCCCTGACCGACAGCGTGCTCATTTTCTTCACCACGCTGGCGCTCTACGGGTTCTGGTCCGGGCTCCATGCTTCGACTGCGCGCACCCCCTCTCCCTTATCCTCTCCCCCTGAACGCTCCCGCCATTTCTTTTGGCTGTTCTATGCCGGCATGGCGCTGGCGACGCTGACGAAGGGACCGGTCGGCATTGCCGTGCCCTTGCTGACGGCGGTGGTGTACCTCTCCTTCACCCGGCGATGGGGACAGTTCTGGCGACACGGCTTTCCGTTGGCGGGGCTGTTCCTGTTCGCGCTGCTCGCGCTGCCCTGGTACGCCGCGATGCTGGCCATCCACGGCTCGGCGTACACGGCTTCCGCGCAGGCCAACACCGTCGGCCGATTTCTCAATCCGATGGAAGGGCATGGCTTCTCCATCTTGTTCTACGTCCCGGTGTTGTTCTTCGGGTTTTTCCCTTGGAGCGGTCTGCTGCCGTTCGCGCTCTATCAGGCGTTCAAGACTGTTCGAAGTTCGAAGTTCGAAGTAGGGACCTCAAACCTCGAACATCGACCCTCGAACTCCGAACTGGAGTTGTTCGCCGCCCTGTGGGTGGTCGGGGTGTTCCTCTTTTTCACGCTGTCTTCCACGCGGCTCCCGCACTATATCGCGCCCCTGTTCCCGGCCGCCGCGTTGTTGACCGCGTCCTATTGGCAGCGTTGCGTGACCGACCCCGCCACGCGCGGCGCCCGCGCCTCGATCCATCTGATGATGGGACTGGGCTACGCGCTGGCGTTGGGCTTTGCCGCTTTGCCCCCGCTGTATTCCACGTTCATCGACACGATCGCCAAAGAGTTCCCCGCAGCGACGGAGGTGAATCTCGGGGTCGGTCCCTATGCCGCGGCGACCATTCTCGTGATCGGGATGGCGTCGGTCGGCTATTTCGGATTATGGGAAACGCGCCGGCCCGGCGCGTTTTGGGCGGCCGGCGCGTCGATCGCGCTGGTGGGGTTGATCGCGATTCAGGTGACCCTACCGCGCATCAGTCACTATTTTATCGCGCCGCCCCAGGAGCTGGCCTTCGCGGCCGGGCTGAATCTGGGTCCCCAGGATCGTCTCATCCTGTACGGGCCGCCCCGTCCGTCCTCGGTGTTCTATGCGAGACGGAAGGTCATCGTGATCCATCCCGGCGAGGAGGAGAACATCCGCCCCTATCTGAATCAACCGGGACGGACGATGATCCTGCTGCCGGCCAGACTGAAATCCAAACTTCCCGAGGAGACGGCGGACTATCCCGTCGTCCTGCAGCGCTACGGGTATCTCCTCCTCGCCAATGAGCCGATGGTGAAGCTCCCGCCGGTTTCCGCCCAGCCGCCGCCCGATGTGTTGAGGATTCCGGGGCACTGA
- a CDS encoding lipid-A-disaccharide synthase N-terminal domain-containing protein, with translation MTLTESIWLGIGFLGQGLFFGRWVLQWVASERSAESRVPLAFWYMSLIGGLITLAYAIYRMDPVFIAGQSVGALVYLRNLMLIHRAGGKRSLSEVRW, from the coding sequence ATGACCCTCACTGAATCGATCTGGTTGGGAATCGGCTTCCTCGGCCAGGGACTCTTTTTCGGACGCTGGGTGCTGCAGTGGGTGGCTTCCGAGCGGAGCGCCGAGAGCCGCGTGCCGCTCGCGTTCTGGTACATGAGCCTGATCGGCGGGCTGATCACCCTGGCCTACGCCATCTATCGGATGGACCCGGTGTTCATCGCCGGCCAGAGCGTGGGGGCGCTCGTCTATCTGCGGAACCTCATGCTCATCCATCGCGCCGGCGGGAAACGCTCGCTGTCCGAGGTTCGCTGGTGA
- a CDS encoding four helix bundle protein — protein MTRDKAAISKRVMRNAYCVMNPEKGQHTTHKDLDVWKMAMDLAVDVYSITGRFPKEEQFGLAVQTRRSAVSIPSNIAEGAARNSRTDYVQFLSLAFGSVAELETQLLLAAKLDFMSGTDVLDRIERVRHMLLGLLRFVKRDSHSHHA, from the coding sequence GTGACGCGCGACAAGGCGGCAATAAGCAAGCGCGTGATGCGTAACGCGTACTGCGTGATGAACCCCGAGAAAGGCCAGCATACGACCCACAAGGATCTGGACGTGTGGAAGATGGCTATGGACTTGGCCGTTGACGTGTACTCGATCACCGGCCGGTTCCCAAAAGAGGAACAGTTCGGCCTTGCAGTTCAAACCAGGCGTTCGGCCGTTTCGATACCCAGCAACATTGCTGAAGGTGCAGCTCGAAACTCTCGAACGGACTATGTTCAGTTCCTCTCTCTTGCGTTCGGGTCGGTTGCTGAGCTAGAAACTCAGCTTCTGTTGGCCGCAAAGTTGGATTTCATGTCTGGCACGGATGTCCTCGATCGGATTGAGCGCGTACGACACATGCTCCTCGGCCTTCTTCGTTTTGTCAAACGAGACTCTCATTCGCATCACGCATAA
- a CDS encoding glycosyltransferase family 2 protein — MTVSPRPWASVVIPIKDERDNLVPLTERLLKALHAREESRSAPFEIIYIDDGSTDGSAAVLDRLATQYSQVTALHFDRNYGQTSAFDAGFRRSTGELIITMDGDLQNDPEDIGALLSSIDRYDLVCGWRQNRHDTLVRRLSSRIANAVRSAVTGDRVHDTGCSLKVFRRAVVERVPLFDGMHRFFPALALIYGFTVTEVPVRHYPRAHGVSKYGVGNRLFKGLYDLIAVRWMMKRALRYRFRDG, encoded by the coding sequence ATGACGGTTTCACCCCGCCCATGGGCCTCGGTGGTCATCCCGATCAAAGACGAACGGGATAACCTGGTCCCCCTGACCGAGCGGTTGCTCAAGGCGCTTCACGCGCGCGAGGAGTCGCGGTCCGCGCCCTTCGAGATCATCTATATCGACGACGGGAGCACGGACGGCAGCGCCGCCGTGCTCGACCGGTTGGCGACCCAGTACTCGCAGGTCACGGCGTTGCACTTCGACCGGAACTACGGGCAAACCTCGGCCTTCGACGCCGGATTTCGGCGCTCGACCGGCGAGCTGATCATCACGATGGACGGCGATCTGCAGAACGATCCGGAGGATATCGGCGCGCTCCTTTCGTCCATCGATCGGTACGATCTGGTGTGCGGCTGGCGGCAGAACCGGCACGATACGCTGGTCCGGCGGCTGTCCTCGCGCATCGCCAACGCCGTGCGCAGCGCCGTGACCGGCGACCGCGTCCACGATACGGGCTGCTCGCTGAAGGTGTTCCGGCGCGCCGTGGTGGAGCGGGTGCCGCTCTTCGACGGGATGCACCGGTTTTTTCCCGCGCTGGCGCTGATCTACGGTTTCACCGTGACGGAAGTTCCGGTGCGTCACTATCCCCGCGCCCACGGCGTCTCAAAGTACGGCGTCGGCAACCGGCTCTTCAAAGGCCTGTACGATTTGATCGCAGTGCGGTGGATGATGAAACGGGCGTTGCGGTATCGATTCCGTGATGGGTGA
- a CDS encoding MFS transporter, whose protein sequence is MPASSPSSSAHERSRSWITPTVVGIVLATFLSDFSHEMCTAVLPLYLATLGLGPAALGLIEGIADFLVSLSKLLGGVVGHHVRHKRPWASLGYLVTAVATWGIGLVNGLAALLTLRGAAWIGRGFRGPLRDYLLADAVAPTHYGRAYGLERAGDMLGAVAGPLAATLFVWAGMEFRTVILWTLVPGLLAAGSMFFLTREHRPEPSYSHQPDRSATQVRPPFPRAFWFFLIGVLLFGLGDFSRTFLIWLAAEGLGENGAPAAGAVSGAVLLYTLHNLVSAAVAYPIGRLGDRLSKFRVLLWGYGVGVGTNVLLALFSDSLGWLVAVVILSGISIAVEETLEKAVAADILPRELRSLGFGVLACANAVGDMVSSLYVGFLLEAQHSGWAFGLAAAAGTAGVAWLMSIPARFRSRV, encoded by the coding sequence CATCGTGCTCGCGACGTTTCTCTCGGACTTCAGCCACGAAATGTGCACGGCCGTGCTGCCGCTCTATCTGGCCACCCTCGGCTTGGGCCCTGCCGCGTTGGGTCTGATTGAAGGGATCGCGGACTTTCTGGTCAGCCTCTCCAAGCTCCTGGGCGGGGTCGTCGGCCACCATGTTCGCCATAAACGGCCCTGGGCGTCGCTCGGCTATCTCGTCACGGCAGTGGCGACGTGGGGGATTGGACTTGTCAACGGGCTTGCCGCTCTGCTGACCCTGCGCGGCGCGGCCTGGATCGGTCGCGGGTTTCGGGGCCCCTTGCGGGACTACCTGCTTGCGGACGCGGTGGCCCCGACCCATTATGGACGCGCTTACGGGCTCGAACGGGCGGGCGATATGTTGGGAGCCGTGGCCGGCCCCTTGGCGGCGACGCTGTTCGTCTGGGCCGGGATGGAGTTCCGCACCGTCATTCTCTGGACGCTGGTTCCGGGCCTGCTGGCGGCCGGATCCATGTTCTTTCTGACGCGCGAGCACCGACCCGAGCCTTCTTATTCGCATCAGCCGGACCGGTCAGCAACGCAGGTGCGCCCGCCGTTTCCGCGCGCGTTCTGGTTCTTCTTGATCGGCGTGCTTCTGTTCGGCCTGGGGGACTTCTCACGGACGTTTCTCATTTGGCTGGCCGCCGAAGGGCTGGGCGAGAACGGCGCTCCCGCAGCGGGCGCCGTGTCCGGCGCCGTTCTGTTGTATACGCTCCACAACCTGGTGAGCGCCGCCGTCGCCTACCCGATCGGCCGCTTGGGCGATCGCCTCTCCAAATTTCGCGTCCTGCTCTGGGGCTATGGAGTCGGCGTGGGCACCAACGTGCTGCTGGCGTTGTTCAGTGACTCGCTCGGCTGGCTGGTCGCTGTCGTGATCCTGTCCGGAATCTCCATCGCCGTGGAGGAAACCTTGGAAAAAGCCGTGGCGGCGGACATCCTGCCGCGCGAACTGCGCAGCCTGGGCTTCGGCGTCCTCGCGTGCGCCAATGCCGTCGGCGATATGGTATCCAGTCTCTATGTCGGTTTCCTGCTCGAGGCCCAGCATTCCGGATGGGCCTTCGGATTGGCCGCGGCGGCGGGAACGGCGGGCGTGGCGTGGCTGATGTCGATCCCCGCCCGCTTCCGCTCGCGCGTTTGA